One window from the genome of Mumia sp. ZJ1417 encodes:
- a CDS encoding helix-turn-helix domain-containing protein: MPVGSESPRFLRLSDVADILNVSERQVYALVRRGDLPAIRVGGRGVWRVESEALERYITDQYTATRDHIAAHPFVDEETEADARTESGVNADT, translated from the coding sequence ATGCCCGTCGGATCCGAGTCACCCCGATTCCTGCGTCTTTCGGACGTGGCCGACATCCTCAACGTCTCCGAGCGGCAGGTCTACGCCCTCGTACGCCGCGGGGACCTGCCCGCGATCCGCGTCGGCGGGCGCGGCGTGTGGCGGGTCGAGAGCGAGGCGCTCGAGCGCTACATCACCGACCAGTACACCGCGACGCGCGACCACATCGCCGCCCACCCGTTCGTCGACGAGGAGACCGAGGCCGACGCGCGGACCGAGTCCGGCGTCAACGCGGACACCTGA
- a CDS encoding LysM peptidoglycan-binding domain-containing protein: MLRTGAVIAVPWGALLLLAEQVPPAVTRLAGAAGPAAPRLDVLVGDLGLVVATFSTGWLALLTIGAAVCRVSGHPLPRVLLRLSPGPWRRVILAVAGSSLVLAGPAAAVTGAPGAPGEPAGPRAAQVPGSAALRGLALPDRPAALRPASSHPVGQRPAAGPVGRSAARSGATHRVRAGDSLWEIAAASWEGTGAEPTTGQLDREWRRWYAANRARIGADPDALRIGMILRAPSSRAANRMPDDPRP, encoded by the coding sequence ATGCTCCGTACCGGTGCAGTGATCGCCGTCCCGTGGGGTGCGCTCCTCCTGCTCGCCGAGCAGGTGCCGCCGGCGGTGACGCGACTCGCCGGGGCGGCCGGGCCGGCCGCTCCGCGCCTCGACGTACTCGTCGGCGATCTCGGCCTCGTCGTTGCGACGTTTTCGACGGGCTGGCTGGCACTGCTGACGATCGGGGCGGCTGTGTGCCGGGTGAGCGGGCACCCGCTGCCGCGCGTCCTCCTCCGGTTGTCGCCGGGGCCGTGGCGGCGCGTGATCCTGGCGGTGGCGGGGTCGTCCTTGGTTCTCGCGGGGCCCGCAGCAGCGGTCACCGGCGCCCCGGGCGCGCCGGGTGAGCCCGCCGGGCCGCGTGCCGCGCAGGTGCCGGGCTCGGCCGCATTGCGCGGCCTCGCGCTGCCGGACCGACCTGCCGCGCTTCGACCCGCCTCGTCTCATCCCGTCGGACAGCGTCCCGCCGCCGGGCCCGTCGGACGGTCGGCCGCACGATCTGGCGCGACCCACCGGGTCCGCGCGGGCGACTCGCTGTGGGAGATCGCCGCAGCGTCCTGGGAGGGGACTGGTGCCGAGCCGACCACGGGACAGCTCGACCGGGAGTGGCGCCGCTGGTACGCAGCCAACCGCGCCCGCATCGGTGCCGATCCCGACGCGCTCCGGATCGGCATGATCCTGCGGGCCCCTTCTTCACGTGCCGCCAACCGCATGCCCGACGACCCCCGTCCTTGA
- a CDS encoding Rv3235 family protein: MTDTRAALHDLSIPYAADGRTRHSMAAQWSLPLVDGSLALSTDVRPSLPSRPHLTLVPPQAPVPDQRAAKFVRALLEVSSGTRPLQQLARVLTPEVYEEMQHRVAVLARARTREPRQAPVSRLASIRVSHPREGVAELSARIAQGTQSRALAARLVHDIDRRDPTWVCSALCWV, from the coding sequence ATGACCGACACACGCGCAGCACTCCACGATCTCTCGATCCCGTACGCCGCCGACGGCCGCACGCGACACTCCATGGCAGCGCAGTGGTCGCTCCCCCTCGTCGACGGTTCGCTCGCGCTGTCGACGGACGTACGACCGTCGCTCCCGTCTCGCCCCCACCTCACCCTCGTTCCCCCGCAGGCGCCGGTTCCGGACCAGCGTGCGGCGAAGTTCGTCCGCGCGCTGCTCGAGGTCTCGTCAGGCACCCGACCACTCCAGCAGCTCGCACGGGTGCTGACGCCGGAGGTGTACGAGGAGATGCAGCACCGGGTCGCCGTCCTCGCACGCGCCCGCACGCGCGAGCCGCGACAGGCACCGGTCAGCCGGCTGGCGAGCATCCGGGTCTCCCACCCGCGCGAGGGGGTCGCCGAACTCAGCGCCCGTATCGCCCAGGGCACGCAGTCGCGGGCGCTCGCTGCCCGGCTCGTCCACGACATCGATCGGCGCGACCCGACCTGGGTCTGCAGCGCCCTGTGCTGGGTGTGA
- the secA gene encoding preprotein translocase subunit SecA, protein MDKILRMGEGKILRQLQAIVKQVNALEDDFVAMSDDELRGMTDEFKDRLEAGETLDDLMPEAFATVREAAKRVLGQRHFDVQIMGGAALHLGNIAEMKTGEGKTLVATLPSYLNALSGKGVHVVTVNDYLAKYHAEWMGRVHGFLGLTTDVIVPSMTPAQRRKAYLADITYATNNELGFDYLRDNMADDISECVQRGHNFAIVDEVDSILIDEARTPLIISGPTQDEVKWYGEFAAIVGPMERDYDYEVDEKKRTVSVLEPAITKVEDHLGIDNLYDAVNTPLISFLNNAIKAKELFKNDKDYVVINGDVLIVDEHTGRILEGRRYNEGLHQAIEAKEEVTIREEYQTLATITLQNYFRLYDKLSGMTGTAMTEASEFDKIYKLGVVAIPTNKPVARVDERDLVYRTEEAKFEAVVDDIAERHEAGQPILVGTTSVEKSERLSKMLKKRGVAHQVLNAKQHDREAAVVAVAGHKGAVTVATNMAGRGTDIMLGGSVEFLADQALRAKGLDPVETPDEYEAAWQETVNEVEKQVAADHDEVVDLGGLAVIGTERHESRRIDNQLRGRSGRQGDPGSTRFYLSLEDDLMRLFKADWVDFILTRLKVPDDVPIENKNVTNAIASAQSQVEAQNFDTRKNILKYDDVMNRQREVIYAERRRVLEGADLSDWVREMITDTVTGYVNGAAQGFPDEWDLDALWTALKTLYPVSVSVVELEDQHGGRSGLTRELLVDAITTDAREAYERREAELGSEVTRELERKVVLSVVDRKWREHLYEMDYLREGIGLRAYSQRDPLVEYQREGHEFFTAMMDAIKEETVGFLFNVDVQVEGSDAEGEVELSAKGLEENVPQQLTYSGPTETGDVEVEVADEDDDPLALTENEKVRQNNAKNRARQKAKQQRKSRKNNR, encoded by the coding sequence ATCGACAAGATCCTGCGGATGGGCGAGGGCAAGATCCTTCGCCAGCTGCAGGCCATCGTCAAGCAGGTCAACGCCCTCGAGGACGACTTCGTCGCCATGAGCGACGACGAGCTCCGCGGCATGACGGACGAGTTCAAGGACCGCCTCGAGGCGGGCGAGACGCTCGACGACCTCATGCCGGAGGCTTTTGCGACCGTTCGCGAGGCCGCCAAGCGCGTGCTCGGCCAGCGGCACTTCGACGTCCAGATCATGGGCGGTGCCGCGCTGCACCTCGGCAACATCGCTGAGATGAAGACCGGTGAGGGCAAGACGCTCGTCGCGACCCTCCCGAGCTACCTCAACGCACTGTCGGGCAAGGGCGTCCACGTCGTGACGGTCAACGACTACCTCGCGAAGTACCACGCGGAGTGGATGGGCCGCGTCCACGGCTTCCTCGGTCTGACGACCGACGTGATCGTGCCGTCGATGACTCCCGCCCAGCGCCGCAAGGCCTACCTCGCCGACATCACGTACGCGACCAACAACGAGCTCGGTTTCGACTACCTGCGCGACAACATGGCCGACGACATCTCGGAGTGTGTCCAGCGCGGTCACAACTTCGCGATCGTGGACGAGGTCGACTCGATCCTCATCGACGAGGCTCGTACGCCGCTGATCATCTCCGGTCCCACGCAGGACGAGGTGAAGTGGTACGGAGAGTTCGCCGCGATCGTGGGTCCGATGGAGCGCGACTACGACTACGAGGTCGATGAGAAGAAGCGCACGGTCTCCGTCCTCGAGCCGGCGATCACCAAGGTCGAGGACCACCTCGGCATCGACAACCTGTACGACGCGGTCAACACGCCGCTGATCTCGTTCCTCAACAACGCGATCAAGGCCAAGGAGCTCTTCAAGAACGACAAGGACTACGTCGTCATCAACGGCGACGTCCTGATCGTCGACGAGCACACCGGCCGCATCCTCGAGGGACGTCGCTACAACGAGGGCCTCCACCAGGCGATCGAGGCCAAGGAGGAGGTGACGATCCGCGAGGAATACCAGACCCTCGCCACGATCACCCTCCAGAACTACTTCCGCCTCTACGACAAGCTCTCGGGCATGACCGGTACGGCGATGACCGAGGCGTCGGAGTTCGACAAGATCTACAAGCTCGGCGTCGTTGCCATCCCGACGAACAAGCCGGTCGCTCGTGTCGACGAGCGCGACCTGGTCTATCGGACCGAGGAGGCGAAGTTCGAGGCGGTCGTCGACGACATCGCCGAGCGCCACGAGGCCGGCCAACCGATCCTCGTCGGCACCACGAGCGTCGAGAAGTCCGAGCGGCTCTCCAAGATGCTCAAGAAGCGTGGCGTCGCGCACCAGGTCCTCAACGCCAAGCAGCACGATCGTGAGGCCGCCGTCGTCGCCGTCGCCGGTCACAAGGGTGCCGTCACCGTCGCGACCAACATGGCAGGACGAGGCACCGACATCATGCTCGGTGGATCCGTGGAGTTCCTCGCCGACCAGGCGCTTCGCGCGAAGGGCCTCGACCCGGTCGAGACGCCCGACGAGTACGAGGCCGCGTGGCAGGAGACCGTCAACGAGGTCGAGAAGCAGGTCGCTGCCGACCACGACGAGGTCGTCGATCTCGGTGGCCTCGCGGTCATCGGCACCGAGCGCCACGAGTCCCGGCGTATCGACAACCAGCTGCGTGGTCGTTCCGGACGTCAGGGCGATCCGGGCTCGACGCGCTTCTACCTGTCGCTCGAGGACGACCTGATGCGGCTGTTCAAGGCCGACTGGGTCGACTTCATCCTCACGCGGCTCAAGGTGCCCGACGACGTGCCGATCGAGAACAAGAACGTCACCAACGCGATCGCGTCGGCGCAGAGCCAGGTCGAGGCGCAGAACTTCGACACCCGCAAGAACATCCTCAAGTACGACGACGTCATGAACCGCCAGCGTGAAGTCATCTACGCCGAGCGTCGCCGCGTGCTCGAGGGCGCAGACCTGTCCGACTGGGTGCGCGAGATGATCACCGACACCGTCACCGGCTACGTCAACGGTGCCGCGCAGGGCTTCCCCGACGAGTGGGACCTCGATGCGCTGTGGACGGCGCTCAAGACGCTCTACCCGGTCTCCGTCTCGGTGGTCGAGCTCGAGGACCAGCACGGCGGTCGTTCCGGCCTGACGCGCGAGCTCCTCGTCGACGCCATCACCACCGACGCCCGCGAGGCGTACGAGCGCCGCGAGGCCGAGCTCGGCTCCGAGGTGACCCGCGAGCTCGAGCGCAAGGTCGTGCTGTCGGTCGTGGACCGCAAGTGGCGCGAGCACCTGTACGAGATGGACTACCTCCGCGAGGGCATCGGACTGCGTGCCTACAGCCAGCGCGACCCGCTCGTCGAGTACCAGCGCGAGGGCCACGAGTTCTTCACGGCGATGATGGACGCGATCAAGGAGGAGACCGTCGGTTTCCTCTTCAACGTCGACGTCCAGGTCGAGGGCTCCGACGCCGAGGGCGAGGTCGAGCTGTCCGCGAAGGGCCTGGAGGAGAACGTTCCTCAGCAGCTGACCTACAGCGGGCCGACCGAGACCGGCGACGTCGAGGTCGAGGTCGCCGACGAGGACGACGATCCGCTGGCGCTCACCGAGAACGAGAAGGTGCGCCAGAACAACGCCAAGAACCGGGCGCGCCAGAAGGCCAAGCAGCAGCGCAAGTCGCGCAAGAACAACCGCTGA
- a CDS encoding winged helix-turn-helix domain-containing protein, which translates to MAASTARRTVLAAQGFNDPAHTKVTMRTLDRALTRTGVLQIDSVNVMQRAHYLPLFSRLGPYDTALLHRAAEKRPRRLVEYWAHVAAYMPVELWPAMRHRMLGYRERGHAWSGEAGRPALADALLVEVERRGAATARELDPATGRPRDQWGWNWSETKKALEYLFLSGELAVARRNGAFERVYDLPERVLPAAVLDAPDLDAPEAARTLVRRAAISSGVATEASLRDYFRMGARETRAAVHELVEEGALEPVRVEGWQRLAYRHVAAATPRRIRTAALLSPFDPLVWERARTEDLFGFRYRIEIYVPAHKRVHGYYVLPFLLDDAIVARVDLKADRATGRLLARAAWAEPGVDTGRVAAALAEQLWAAARWLGLDALEVEPRGDLAPALAAAVPAAVPAAVPVPDPSAV; encoded by the coding sequence ATGGCGGCCTCGACCGCCAGGCGGACCGTGCTCGCCGCTCAGGGATTCAACGACCCTGCTCACACGAAGGTGACGATGCGGACGCTCGACCGCGCCCTCACCCGGACGGGCGTGCTCCAGATCGACTCGGTGAACGTCATGCAGCGGGCGCACTACCTCCCGCTCTTCAGTCGTCTCGGCCCGTACGACACCGCGCTCCTGCACCGAGCGGCCGAGAAGCGTCCACGCCGGCTCGTCGAGTACTGGGCGCACGTCGCCGCATACATGCCTGTCGAGCTGTGGCCGGCGATGCGCCACCGCATGCTCGGCTACCGCGAGCGCGGCCACGCCTGGAGCGGCGAGGCCGGCAGGCCCGCCCTCGCCGATGCGCTGCTCGTCGAGGTGGAGCGCCGCGGCGCCGCGACCGCGCGTGAGCTCGACCCGGCCACCGGCCGCCCGCGTGACCAGTGGGGCTGGAACTGGTCGGAGACCAAGAAGGCGCTCGAATACCTCTTCCTCTCCGGCGAGCTCGCCGTCGCGCGCCGCAACGGTGCGTTCGAGCGCGTGTACGACCTCCCTGAACGGGTCCTTCCCGCCGCGGTCCTCGATGCGCCGGACCTCGACGCGCCGGAGGCGGCACGGACGCTGGTGCGCCGCGCGGCGATCTCGAGCGGCGTGGCCACCGAGGCGAGCCTGCGCGACTACTTCCGGATGGGTGCCCGCGAGACGCGGGCCGCGGTGCATGAGCTCGTGGAGGAGGGCGCGCTGGAGCCCGTACGGGTCGAGGGATGGCAGCGTCTCGCCTATCGGCACGTCGCCGCTGCGACGCCGCGCCGGATCCGTACAGCCGCCCTGCTGAGCCCGTTCGACCCGCTGGTGTGGGAGCGGGCACGCACCGAGGACCTGTTCGGCTTCCGCTACCGGATCGAGATCTACGTCCCGGCCCACAAGCGGGTGCACGGCTACTACGTCCTCCCGTTCCTGCTCGACGACGCGATCGTCGCGCGGGTCGACCTCAAGGCCGACCGGGCGACGGGGCGCCTCCTGGCGCGTGCCGCGTGGGCCGAGCCTGGGGTCGATACCGGGCGGGTGGCGGCTGCTCTGGCCGAGCAGCTGTGGGCCGCGGCCAGATGGCTGGGGCTGGACGCCCTCGAGGTGGAGCCACGGGGTGATCTCGCGCCGGCGCTCGCCGCCGCCGTGCCGGCTGCTGTCCCGGCCGCCGTCCCCGTGCCTGATCCCTCCGCGGTGTGA
- a CDS encoding response regulator transcription factor, with protein MPTETVRVLLVDDQELFRRGLRMVLEADPGLDIEEAHDGPSGVAQATASAPDVVLLDVRMPGMSGPQAAAAIKEVAPSARIIMLTASDEESDLLESIRNGASGYLLKDSSVDQVSDAVRRVATGQSLISPPMATRLLEEFRLLATRGEPPRGTKLSDRELEVLRLVAVGNNNREIGQKLFISENTVKNHVRNILEKLQLRSRVEAATYAVRERLLDLP; from the coding sequence GTGCCGACTGAGACGGTCCGGGTCCTCCTCGTCGACGACCAGGAGCTGTTCCGGCGCGGTCTGCGGATGGTGCTCGAAGCCGATCCGGGGCTCGACATCGAGGAGGCCCACGACGGTCCGTCGGGCGTCGCTCAGGCGACGGCCAGCGCTCCGGACGTGGTCCTCCTCGATGTCCGGATGCCCGGCATGAGTGGGCCCCAGGCGGCAGCGGCGATCAAGGAGGTCGCGCCGTCCGCGCGCATCATCATGCTGACCGCCAGCGACGAAGAGAGCGACCTCCTGGAGTCGATCCGCAACGGCGCGTCCGGCTACCTGCTCAAGGACTCGTCCGTCGACCAGGTCAGCGACGCCGTGCGGCGGGTGGCGACCGGACAGTCGCTGATCAGCCCTCCGATGGCGACCCGTCTTCTGGAGGAGTTCCGGCTGCTGGCCACGCGCGGTGAGCCGCCACGCGGCACCAAGCTCAGCGATCGAGAGCTCGAGGTGCTCCGCCTGGTCGCGGTGGGCAACAACAACCGAGAGATCGGACAGAAGCTGTTCATCAGCGAGAACACCGTCAAGAACCACGTCCGCAACATCCTGGAGAAGCTCCAGCTGCGGTCCCGGGTGGAGGCCGCGACGTACGCGGTCCGCGAGCGGTTGCTCGACCTGCCGTGA
- the hpf gene encoding ribosome hibernation-promoting factor, HPF/YfiA family — protein sequence MDIVVKGRNCEISQRFRDYVDEKTPRIEKYDHRKKIQRVDVELTKEYNPRQSGRCERVEITLRGRGPAMRAEACSDDPLAALDKAVDKLEAQIRKAKDRRRVHHGSRTPMSVSEFAAATDGASTAEPDEEPIDAVHYAGPVEVRGEGPLVVREKTHRAAPMTLDQALYEMEMVGHDFYLFVEKDSGHPSVVYRRRGYDYGVIHIEPTSGGFEGLDDSVG from the coding sequence GTGGACATTGTCGTCAAGGGTAGGAACTGCGAGATCAGCCAGCGTTTTCGCGACTACGTAGACGAGAAGACACCTCGCATCGAGAAGTACGACCATCGCAAGAAGATCCAGCGCGTCGACGTCGAGCTCACCAAGGAGTACAACCCCCGCCAGAGCGGACGCTGCGAGCGGGTCGAGATCACCCTTCGCGGCAGAGGGCCCGCGATGCGCGCCGAAGCCTGCTCCGACGACCCGCTCGCCGCGCTCGACAAGGCCGTCGACAAGCTTGAGGCGCAGATCAGGAAGGCCAAGGACCGCCGTCGCGTCCACCACGGCAGCCGTACGCCGATGTCGGTCTCTGAGTTCGCCGCCGCCACCGACGGTGCATCGACGGCCGAGCCCGACGAGGAGCCGATCGACGCCGTCCACTACGCCGGCCCCGTCGAGGTCCGCGGCGAGGGTCCGCTGGTCGTTCGCGAGAAGACGCACCGCGCCGCCCCCATGACGCTCGACCAGGCGCTGTACGAGATGGAGATGGTGGGGCACGACTTCTACCTCTTCGTGGAGAAGGACTCCGGACACCCGAGCGTCGTCTACCGGAGGCGGGGATACGACTACGGAGTCATCCACATCGAGCCGACATCCGGAGGGTTCGAGGGCCTCGACGACAGCGTCGGCTGA
- a CDS encoding ComF family protein, whose product MRELLKAAADLLLGVRCAGCEDPGVVLCAGCEARVRGAPAVRSPDPAPRALTRAPPVVMVSTGPYEDVVPAALHAYKEEPRTALAAPLGRALADAVLHALVLTGATGREIRLVPVPSRRSAVRARGFDAGGELALRAAADLRRRGLPVRTSRVLAVDTSVRDQAGLSAAERATNLAGAYRLRGSPVGRAGAACAVVVTDDVLTTGASAAEAVRVLGAAGTRPIAVATVAATVRRSSARRDLRPVCPPSLEKCPDRVYGRDM is encoded by the coding sequence GTGCGAGAACTCCTCAAGGCTGCCGCCGATCTCCTCCTCGGCGTGCGCTGCGCCGGCTGCGAGGACCCAGGCGTCGTCCTGTGCGCCGGGTGCGAGGCGCGCGTGCGGGGCGCCCCGGCCGTACGCAGCCCCGATCCGGCTCCGCGTGCGCTCACGCGCGCTCCGCCGGTGGTCATGGTGTCGACCGGTCCGTACGAGGATGTCGTCCCCGCGGCGCTCCACGCCTACAAGGAGGAGCCTCGCACCGCTCTCGCGGCACCGCTGGGCCGTGCGCTGGCCGACGCTGTCCTCCACGCGCTGGTTCTGACCGGCGCGACCGGGCGCGAGATCCGCCTGGTCCCTGTGCCGTCGCGGCGTTCGGCCGTACGCGCGCGTGGGTTCGACGCCGGCGGCGAGCTCGCGCTCCGGGCGGCGGCCGACCTGCGGCGGCGCGGCCTGCCCGTGCGGACGTCGCGCGTGCTGGCGGTCGACACGTCGGTCCGCGACCAGGCCGGGCTGAGTGCGGCCGAGCGGGCGACCAACCTCGCCGGGGCCTACCGGCTCCGCGGCTCACCCGTCGGCCGTGCTGGGGCGGCCTGCGCCGTCGTCGTGACCGATGACGTCCTGACCACCGGTGCCAGCGCGGCGGAGGCCGTGAGGGTGCTCGGGGCGGCGGGAACGCGCCCGATCGCCGTCGCCACGGTGGCTGCGACCGTGCGGAGGAGTTCGGCGCGTCGGGACCTTCGTCCCGTGTGTCCGCCATCTCTGGAGAAATGTCCTGACCGGGTCTACGGTCGAGACATGTGA
- a CDS encoding LpqB family beta-propeller domain-containing protein — protein MTRPISTSRTAIRPFVRLGAALSLGALLAGCVSIPDGGPVRVVEDGRPQQVSPARIRPAGPADGASPRDIVNGFLQAMMSSPVRYDIARRFLTDGAGDDWRPEESVTVYSLSSVAEPEERSGAESVAVDIAREAVLTEQGRFTVPAAREQHFDLTLVQEDEQWRIADPPPGALITDAFFEDYYDAVNAYYFDSAGEQLVAAPVHLPDDEGRPTDLVSSLLGGPDGVLGGQARSFLPSTWKLAAPVEVDDQGVALVRFAGSDSGVSVGDRERLSAQLVWSLRQISTVTGVEIRIGDRPIALPNTPEVQRIDAWDQFDPAADRPTQLFAMREGRLLVVGRSSTGPFAGAWGRDPVPADDFRVAVDAERIALVTGGRRVVSVSPLAGEPALVPARQGTDLLRPSWDAAGRLWTIDRVRGGSRLTVGPADEPPRSIDLGPLAGGRVTGFELSPDGARFTATARVGARDALYVGAIRYDAEGGGVVGLVDIAEIPLPTETGVPLSAAWRSSTTIALLARAQERVPQVAIVAVDGSSSVTGAVRVGLLPQDGARQVLSAGLLSSPIFVLDAEGMLWTQNGDGRWAEASDEPVSLAAFAG, from the coding sequence ATGACGCGGCCGATCTCGACCTCGCGTACGGCCATCCGCCCGTTCGTGCGGCTTGGCGCGGCGCTCTCACTGGGTGCGCTTCTCGCCGGCTGCGTCTCGATCCCCGACGGCGGACCGGTCCGCGTCGTCGAGGACGGCCGTCCCCAGCAGGTCTCGCCGGCGCGCATCCGCCCGGCCGGTCCCGCCGACGGGGCCTCGCCGCGCGACATCGTCAACGGCTTCCTCCAGGCGATGATGTCGTCGCCGGTGCGCTATGACATCGCTCGCCGCTTCCTCACCGACGGGGCGGGCGACGACTGGCGTCCGGAGGAGTCGGTGACCGTCTACTCGCTGTCGTCGGTCGCAGAGCCGGAGGAGCGCTCCGGCGCCGAGAGCGTCGCGGTCGACATCGCACGCGAGGCCGTCCTCACCGAGCAGGGCCGCTTCACGGTGCCCGCCGCGCGCGAGCAGCACTTCGACCTGACACTGGTTCAGGAGGACGAGCAGTGGCGTATCGCGGACCCACCACCGGGTGCGCTGATCACCGACGCCTTTTTCGAGGACTACTACGACGCGGTCAACGCGTACTACTTCGACTCGGCGGGCGAGCAGCTCGTCGCGGCACCGGTCCACCTTCCCGATGACGAGGGCCGGCCCACCGATCTCGTGTCGTCCCTGCTGGGAGGGCCCGACGGAGTGCTCGGTGGACAGGCGCGCAGCTTCCTTCCCAGCACCTGGAAGCTCGCCGCGCCGGTGGAGGTCGACGACCAGGGCGTGGCACTCGTGAGGTTCGCGGGATCCGACTCGGGGGTCTCGGTCGGCGACCGTGAGCGGCTGTCCGCCCAGCTGGTGTGGAGCCTGCGGCAGATCTCGACGGTCACCGGGGTGGAGATCCGCATCGGTGACCGCCCGATCGCCCTGCCCAACACCCCCGAGGTCCAACGCATCGACGCATGGGACCAGTTCGACCCCGCTGCCGACCGCCCGACACAGCTCTTCGCGATGCGCGAGGGTCGGCTGCTGGTGGTCGGGCGTTCGAGCACGGGGCCGTTCGCGGGCGCGTGGGGGCGCGACCCGGTGCCCGCCGACGACTTCCGGGTCGCGGTGGACGCGGAGCGCATCGCGCTGGTGACAGGCGGTCGTCGTGTCGTCTCGGTGTCACCGCTGGCCGGTGAACCTGCGCTGGTCCCCGCACGGCAGGGGACCGATCTGCTCCGGCCGAGCTGGGACGCCGCAGGCCGGTTGTGGACCATCGACCGTGTCCGGGGCGGCTCGCGGCTCACCGTCGGGCCCGCCGACGAGCCTCCGCGCTCGATCGACCTCGGTCCGCTCGCCGGCGGTCGAGTGACCGGATTCGAGCTCTCGCCGGACGGTGCGCGCTTCACGGCGACCGCACGCGTCGGCGCCCGCGACGCGCTGTACGTGGGGGCGATCCGCTACGACGCCGAGGGCGGCGGGGTGGTCGGTCTCGTCGACATCGCGGAGATCCCGTTGCCGACTGAGACCGGGGTGCCGTTGTCGGCGGCGTGGCGCTCGAGCACGACGATCGCCCTGCTGGCCCGCGCGCAGGAGCGGGTGCCGCAGGTCGCGATCGTCGCCGTCGACGGGTCCAGCAGCGTCACCGGAGCTGTCCGGGTCGGCCTGCTGCCGCAGGACGGCGCACGCCAGGTGCTGAGCGCGGGCCTGCTCTCGTCGCCGATCTTCGTGCTCGATGCCGAGGGCATGCTCTGGACGCAGAACGGTGACGGTCGTTGGGCGGAGGCCAGCGACGAGCCGGTGAGCCTCGCGGCGTTCGCGGGCTGA